CTCACGCCTCCTAGTCCAGAGTTCAGAGTGCGAGAAATGCTATGAGGTTTTAATCAAGAGACACAAAAGAAACCCAGGATTTCAGCACAAGACAGACTCCCAGCATCAATCTGCTAAGCAACTGTATTTAATGGGGCTGCTTTTACTTCTATTAGACACATTTTATCATTATGTTCAATTAATTTCATCTGTTGTTCTTCTAGATATCATTAACTTTTTCATCCCCTTTCTGTGGTGGGGGAGCATTATATGAAATGACTAAATTAAAAGATGCTTTAGTCTTTTCAAAGACCTAATTCAATGAATGCACAACCTTTCTAATAATACTTGCACTGAAACAAACGTCCCCAGAACCTGCCATGTACAAACTGcttatttgattttgtttatttCAAAGCAGATCATGCTACGCATAAGAGAATATCTAAAATCAGGCTTAACATTCTTGGCGGAACCATATTGTGCTCGAGCGAGATCTCACGCACTTCTCCCAGATCACTTTCAAAAGTCATTTCAGCCCTGGTAAATCCATTGTTTGCAAGCTCAATGAAATTGTAGAGCCTGACACTTTAATGAATCCAAACAATCTCTAATGGAACGTTTAGATTAAGGTGTTGATGAAACAGCATGAAATCATTTTGTAACATTTGGTTAGATGGGTGCCGTGAAGTCTGGCTTGACCATTTGCAGCCTTATGGAGAGGTACCCATCATCTCAGCCTGTCCCTACTGACCACCTGTAGCTCTTCCAAGTGCTTATcaactctctttccctccccccttttgaaATTTCTCTTAGCCTTTCCAAATATCTTTAGTTCGTCATCACACTCACATACCATGCTCAAAATATGCATGTTTGTTTGCTGATCATGAGTTCTTAAGCCTTGATTACATTCAACTAACAGGTTGCCTTTGCATAGTTGCTCCTGTTCCTTAGATTGATTTTGCATTCTCTTGTTTTCTAGATTAAGTCTCAAGGGCAACACCTACttgctttaattttaatttaacctATGTACCTCACAGTAACCTGTCTCTTCCATAACCTGTGCTTGAAAGAGTCCTTGCGCCCATGATCATTTCTGTGCTAGACCCAATTCCAGCATTGTGCATCTGGTGACATCCATGTGTTCAAGTCAAGGCAACTACACATATACATCAACTGTGTGTCtggtcacttagcaaccatttgacGTTACAACAGCCTCTCCCCAAAACATACCTACAACCTGGTTCCGAAGTTCCAAGAGCTGCCCACTCCCCATGGACATTTGACAGTACATTTCAGGTGTTAATTCATTCAGTATATATCAGTAATGACTAACCTTATTTCCCCTCAGGTGAAGGAAGTGCacatgtgcgcatgtgtgtgcccacatccataatgcaatgcctcccGCATACCCCAGCCTCCTGTGCATACACACATGATCCACCCCATGCTGCCACCCCcaagcatgcatgcacaacctccTGCAcctcattttgggcctagcaggcttccctgaagcctccagaggcagGAATGAGCCATTTCCGGACTTCTGGgaagcctgtttttcaccctcccagagcctttgcatGAGCCCTGGCATCTAAAACAGGTCacctggagactcctgggaggagaGGGATGATGTGGGTGGGGCCAGCCCAAAACCAGCTGACTGGCGCACATGGGCAGTTGAGGTGGCCTAGGGCAATGGCTAGCGTGCCCACagacatggctccatgtgccacaggtttgctATCATGGGTATATATAGTACATTTCAGATGTTCAGAAATTGGCCTGGATTTACAGTGgccccttgactttcgtgggggataTGTTCCAACACCACCCACGAaagtccctcccttccttcctccccctccattCCTgtttttacttacccccagaacctgcAGGGACAATGGGGCAGCAAgttgggggctttgctgcgctagCTGCTGGCGTCTCCCATGGTGGCGGCGGTAGCACCGGTGCTCAGGGgaagggcaggggaaggggaagttcaaggcaagagggatccaggctaGGACTCGAAGCTGGGATTCCAGGATGGTCAGCTGGGAGGTCAaacgctaccactaagggagatggcTTAGGTGGGTGATGGAAGAagaggcggcagcggcgggtgGCAGTAAGcgatggtggcagaaaaagaggctccgagaattaaagggatCAGGAGGCTGGGTGGAaatggagcttttatttaaagaagcaggatgacTGAGatgagggggaaggaggagagttaaaacgcacagtattgtacattgggAGGGCGTGGGTAGATGCTcaaaaaaaccacagagtatttttttattaatattttttgaaaacacgTGGTATAGCCTTTTCGCAAAAGTCGGACCCTCGAAAgtcaagggactactgtatagttgTTTGCAGCATCTCATGATCATGCAAACAAAGAATGTTCTGCCCAAACTAACCCTATCATTGTGTGGTGTTTTCCCAATAGTTTAAAATTCTGCCCAACTTTTGCATTTCTGTCACCTTTTATCAGTATACAGtttttccctcgattttcgcgggggatgcgttccccgaccgcccgcgaaagtcgaatttccgcgaagtagagatgcggaagtaaatacactatttttgggtatgaacagtatcacaagccttcccttaacactttaaaccccgaaagtgcaatttcccattcccttagcaaccatttagatcattactcaccatgtttatttattaaagtttattaaaaaaaatatttattaaagtcagatgaaagtttggcgatgacatatgacgtcatcaggcaggaaaaaccgtggtataggaaaaaacccgcaaagtattttttaattaatatttttgaaaaaccgtggtatagacttttcgtgaagttcgaacccgcgaaaatcgagggaacactgtaatgcttTTTATGAGTGCTGTATTTAGCCTCTTTCGGTTCTGTCATCCCCCATTGCCTCTATAGTAAATGTATATACGCGTAGCACTGATGCCAATGGAATATCCATTCATTCCAATTAGTAATTTACATCAATATCTGGTTAATTGGTGTACAAATGACAGATCAATTCTCTGTGAAAAATAGGTCTTTTTTATTCCATAAATAATCCAGTGTTATTGCAAATGAGGTTTTGATTTTCTCAAATCTGTGTTCTTTCAACAGTAGGAATAGCTTCTTACCATCAGGTTCAGTAtagaaaatatacagtacatttttaGCAAATGTTCAGGACCAAAGGATGATTAGCATTGCATACATGTAAAACGTTTATCTGGCAGTTAATAACCAGGCTTATTTGTGAAACAGGAATGCACAGGATGAGACTGTCACGTAAGAAATTAAATGTTAAATTTTGAGTGGAAAAACTAAAATGGCTACCTTAAAAGTAATTTCTTGTAGCGCATCTTGGCCAGTGAAGTGTATTTGCACTTTCCCCCTCCTGATTTGAAATATAAAATCCTCCCTTCCCCTAAATACTGGTTGCTTTTAGATGAAGTTTGTTTTGCATAAATCACCTTGTTTTGCATAAATCACCTTGCACCCCATTCAGGGAATTTCTCCCAGATaatgtgattcatttaataactggcctgtacagtggaaccccgacataagagctgctctacttaagagcaactcgagataagagctgggaggggagagatatttttgttctacttacaagcccaaattcgagatacaagcgccaaggagctgtctcctgaagccaaacgctaacttccgcgttcggcttcaggagacagctgcgaagcggcgcgcgtgttttaaaaggttgcagccggcctggggggcttggggggggttcttgcagctttctttcttgctctttttctttctctcttttaccttcccttcctctatttcttcttttctttctccttcccaccttcttccctccctccctcccttcactcattcctctcttactctcccctttcataagtttccttgcttccttcctctgttcctgtcccttccccctttctttctttctttctttctttcttgctctttttctttctctcttttaccttcccttcctctatttcttcttttctttctccttcccaccttcttccctccctccctcccttcactcattcctctcttactctcccctttcataagtttccttgcttccttcctctgttcctgtcccttccccctttctttctttctttctttcttgctctttttctttctctcttttaccttcccttcctctatttcttcttttctttctccttcccaccttcttccctccctccctcccttcactcattcctctcttactctcccctttcataagtttccttgcttccttcctctgttcctgtcccttccctctttccttccttccttcccaccctccgtccattcattcacccattcctctcttgatcgcttaaagccggtccctggtgcaaaaagggttggggacctctgtcctacaggattgggtggcagagaagttgaacatatgtaaatttaaaagtttaagaaagtttacaagttaagtgaaagaaacttcattattcatttatatgtacatgtacatttcttcattaaaaacatgtctttctgcataatttagactaactttgtgagttttttgagggctggaaccaattaaaattatttacattaattcctatggggaaaagtcgttcgagataagagctgctcgacttaagagcccaggtccggaacgaattaaactcgtatctcgaggtaccactgtattctatttttaaataactGACCCATAAAGACATAGAAGAAGAAAATAGCAGTGCAATTATACAATAGATGAACGAAAGATTTTGCCTGAGAAAGGCAAATTGATAGGATACTGATGACACACACTTTCATCTTTTGCCAAGACTGGTTACTACGGATTTATTTGCTGTCCTATACACAGCCAATCTTTATTTCCACAAGGAGCTCAATATGCAATGACATCCCATTAAATTTACTTCAAACTATCCATTCTGCTCCTCTTTTACAATGCTCTCAACACACTTTTAAAAGCAGAATGGAAAAACAATTTATGCCAAATTTCTTCTCATGCTCAGCTGAACTAAAACTGCCCTACTGTTCACAAGGAAGATAATCTGAGAAACAAAGCAACAAAAAATAGTATGTGCCACTTTTAGCTTCCAATTATTTAGTTCTGCTTAGAAGTAAATCCATAGTATGGATTTACAGTGTCATTTGTTCAGTCAAATTCTTTTAGGGTCTGAAATTAAAtgactgtttaaaaaaagttaaatggtaccagtgtttccctgaaaataatactgtcttatattttttttgaaccctgaaataagcgtttggccttattgccattcactcaaaaacccaattgagcttattatcagtctcattttgggggaaacaggatagtCTTGAgatggtggtgtgtgtgtgtgtttgtgtgcacacAGGAGAAAGGGTTAATTTGCTCTTGTTGCTTCACATTCCTTCCGCCTCCATCATTCATTCCTTTCTTTGCCaaatttgacattttaaaatgggGTAGGAGTTTAAATGGTCTGAAAGTCTTATTTCCTTTTGAAAGTGTAACAAAATATATAGACATATAAGTTTGGGAAATGTAGCCCTTTGGATTAGTCTTCTAGACACCAAAACTTTGCTCAAAACTAGCAACAAAACAAGGCACTGGAGCTGGCTTTGTAGAATGGCTCTTACTTAATGCTGACTTCAGCACAATTAGACAGATTCAATCTTACTCGCAACATACGGCATACTGCTTCTATAAATCTGCAAATCAAGCATGCTAGAAGCATTAAAGCACATGTCACTTTTAAAGTTTCAGTGCAATGTAATTACAATATAAAGTCTCACTCAGCCAGCATTCTCTCCTGCAGGTTCACACTGTTAATGGCTTGTGAGCAAATTAACTTGGGTCTCCTGCATTTTGTTCCCCATTTTCTAAGGAACACAACCAAACAAGCATAACTGCTATGATTCCTATTTACTTCCTATGATTCATTGTTAGCATTTAAATAACCCTGCCCACCTCCCCACAAAAACCTGGATTATATCCCATGAACACCTGTGCATAAGAATTTTTTTGCATCTGAGACATAAATTTGTTACTTAGACAGTTGTTGGAATCTATTCCAAACCCGCTGACAGCAGGCATTCCCGAGTACAAGTTTTTAATCATCCTGATTCTTGCCACTGTGTCTTCAATTTATATGTTTCATTTTGATCAGAGGCTCAAAATACCGTAATCCTTGCAGAGCAAATTACAGCTCAGTTTTATTAGACAGATGTCTTTCTACTAGGAAAGGACCAAAGAGTTAGAAAATTCCTGAATTAGAAAGCAAACTAATGAATAACACTTCTAAAGCACAGTCTTGTATTTGCACTTATGAATGTAAGGGTTAAAAAGCCATTCAAAAATAAATATCTCAGATGTAAAGGAActagaaaaaaatccagaaattcAGAGATTTGCCaacaatccttttaaaaaaaataccttgcAGTTAAAGAGTGAGAAAGCAAGAGCAAAATCTGCCATTCTTGACTAGTTTCAGCAAGTTTCAGTGTCAAACCCTCAATGTAGATGTTGGGTGCTTTGTTTTATATACACAATACCATATACTTTTCCCCAACCCTATTTGGTCAGACTTAAATATTTAAAACGGCAGCTTTTCTTCATTTGAGAAGtttgaaataaacaaaacaaggaatatgtgtgtgtgtgtgtgtgtgtgtgtgtatatatatatttaaattatggAGAAAACTAGCTCATTGTTCGTTTgtacaaaatatatatttcacaGGATTTAATGATTTTAACAGAAACAAACCACCAACCTTAGGTTGGATCCTGCATTATTATTACAATGTACTGTATTGCGATGCACTGGGAtcagaaacgggaggcaaagcAGGACTTCTTAATCCAAGCATTTTTGCGGCAAGGAAACTTGGGCGCCGAAGGGAGGAAAACACAACTTTGCAGTCCCTGAGATGAagtgaagggaggaagggagggggagagagggggagggggggagggggagacagaggagggagggagacagagggagaggaaagagggagggagagtgagagggaggaagggaaggagagaaagagaggagggagggagggaagggagagagagaaagaaggaaagagggagggagagtaagCGAGAGGAGCGAAGGaaggagagtgagggagagagtgaaagagggagggggagagagagggaaggaaggagggagggagagaggagagggagggagagagagaaggaatgagaggaagggagagtgaaagggaaggagggagagagaaaaagaatgagggagggagagagagggaaggaaagagagagagagaaggagagacggGGGGagagtgaaggagggagggaggcaggaggaaACTGCTACACGAGGGATTCGCACACGGGCACCGAGTCCGAGTCCTGGCTGTTCATGGAGCTCAAACCCGTGTCGGAATCCTCATCTTCCGGATCCTCGCGGTCTTTACTCAAACTCCGGGCTGCTTCCTCCCCCCAGTCTCCCGCGGTTATGGGGACCGAGGCGGGCAGCTCGTCGCCCGTGTTGAAAGGGAGGCCCCGCCGCTCGTCCTCGTCCGCCACcgctgtctcctcctcctcctcctctccctcccctccctccacgTGTAAAGACTCCAAGGAATCGAGCAGGCGCTGGAGTTCGCGCTCTTTCTCGGCCCATTCGCGCTGCGTCAATTCCAGGTCCGACTTGACGGCGTCCAAGTCCGTGTTGAGGCGCAGGCCGATGTAGAGGCTGGTGCTCAGCTGCGTCTTGATGCGCTCCTGCTCCACGTGGAgctcccccccgccgccgccgctgagcTCGGTGGTGTTGCAGTCCGTCTCGGAGAGGCTGGCGCTGGAGCCCTTGGCGGCGGCCAGTTCTTCCCGGCGCCGCCTCATCCAGCGCTCGTTGAGCTCCTCCTGGATCTCGCCGGCCAAGTGCTCGATCAGCTCCTCCTGGCGGCGCCGCTGCTCCTGCACCCGGGCCACCTGCTCGCACTGCCAGGCGAAGTCCTCCAATGCCTCGCCGCCGGCCGGCGCCTCCTCCAACTCCCCCGCCGTCGTCTCCCCCGCGGGAGACTTGAGGTCCTGCTCCCCGGCGGGGGGCTCCGGCTCTTCCCCGATCAAGTAAGTGTCCTGCACGTAGTTGACCCCGTGGCGCTTCATGCGGTCGAAGTGAATCCGGGCCTCGTAGCGGTCGATCTCTCGATCCAGGTCGCGGAGGCGCTTGAGCTGCTGCCGGATGGTGTGGTCCTGCGAGAGGACCAAGTGCACCAAGGTCTCCATCCTCTCGCCCGCGGGGGCTTCTTTGGCCGGCGGCTCCTCGAGCTGCGGCTGGCCCTTCCTCTTGTTGAGCTTGGCCAGCTTGCGGAAGGCTTTCCTCACCACGCGCCTCTGCCGCTCCTGGCTCAGAGTCAGGCTGGCCCGGGCCGTCACCCCCAAGCCGCGGCATCCCGGGCTATCCCGGCTGGGCACCACCCGGGCCTCGGCGCTCCTGGGTCCGGTGTTGGGCAACGAGGCCTCGCTGCGCACCAGCACGAAGCGCACGTTCTCCTGCTCGTCGCCCCAGGCGGCCCAGAGCCTGAGGATCTTGGTTTTGTTGGGCAGGATCCTCTCGAAGCCCCGCCACTTCTCCACGATGCAGTAAGATTGCGGGAGCCCCGACAGCATCCCGCCGCCGCACTCTTGCAGCGaggccgccggctgttgctgctggtgctgctgctgtAGGCGCCGCCTGCGCCGCTGCTTGCTCTCCTCCAAAAGGACGCGCACCACATCCGAGCAAGTGGTGCGCTTGGTCAGGCCCGAGATCAACTTCTCCTCCTGGCAAATCCACACCGAGATCTTCTTCTTGGCTTCCGGCTCCATCGGGGCGCGGGAAGCCTCGGCGACCGGGGAAGGACGAGGCGGGGAAGCGCCCGTTGCTACTCGGCGGGATCCCCCATAAGGGAGCGCTTCAGCGGAGCCGCACTGTGGCCAGGCATGGCTGCGACCCTGCCGCTTCCTCTGCGCGCCTAACGTTGCGGATCGCTCCCGCTCTCGGCTCTGCTGCTCCTTCTCAGCTCCGGGTGGctggtttattttctttctttttccccgcCGACGGGATCCCGGAGGAACTCCAACAGCTCCGCCTCCTTGAAATTGCTACTGTTGCCGCGACGCGCCTTCCCTCCTCCGGCACCTTCCCTCCTTGCCACTGCTGGGTCTCCGCACTCCGCTACCGGGTTTTCTTCTCCCGTCACGtgattccccaccccacccccggcgCCCCGCTTTTCCAGAAACTCCGAGCTTTGGTTGAAAGGCTTCTCTTTCGGGGATTTGAATCTTCAGAGTAAGAGATGGCTGCGTGTTGTGAGTTATGTTTGGATCTGTGCGGAAGAAATAAGTTGCCTTTCCCCCGCCCCCCTctcttttgtctgtctgtctgtctttctatctatctatctatctatctatctatctatctatctatctatctatctatttatctaactattaaacaaacaaataaataaatataaaaacttaCAATATCAAAAGTAAAAAGCAGAAAACATAATAATGTTTAGACTGttagttttaatttaaaaatcggatttaggatatttttgtattgttctttataccctgtgagccaccccaagtcctcggagagggacagcatatgaatcaaataaaataagtaagtaaataaaataataatgatgataaggagaagcagaaggagaagaagagggggagggagaagggaagggaaagaagcagCCTTAGAAAAGCATGCATACACACTCTTTCCTGTGCTCCGAAAACCTTGTTTCACTTCCTGACCTTTtctttccaatctcttcttttcttccatttttcttaTGCTTTAGTCTTCTTTGGAACTGGATAAAGTCTTCTTTAAGAAAAGACTTATTTTTGGAGTCCTGTATagagcagaagtcttcaaacttgggcaACTTTTAAGACACGGGGGACTCCCAGAGTTCTCCCAGAATTCATAGAGATAGtttgagaattctgggattttgaAGTCcact
This genomic window from Erythrolamprus reginae isolate rEryReg1 chromosome 1, rEryReg1.hap1, whole genome shotgun sequence contains:
- the RASSF10 gene encoding ras association domain-containing protein 10 — its product is MEPEAKKKISVWICQEEKLISGLTKRTTCSDVVRVLLEESKQRRRRRLQQQHQQQQPAASLQECGGGMLSGLPQSYCIVEKWRGFERILPNKTKILRLWAAWGDEQENVRFVLVRSEASLPNTGPRSAEARVVPSRDSPGCRGLGVTARASLTLSQERQRRVVRKAFRKLAKLNKRKGQPQLEEPPAKEAPAGERMETLVHLVLSQDHTIRQQLKRLRDLDREIDRYEARIHFDRMKRHGVNYVQDTYLIGEEPEPPAGEQDLKSPAGETTAGELEEAPAGGEALEDFAWQCEQVARVQEQRRRQEELIEHLAGEIQEELNERWMRRRREELAAAKGSSASLSETDCNTTELSGGGGGELHVEQERIKTQLSTSLYIGLRLNTDLDAVKSDLELTQREWAEKERELQRLLDSLESLHVEGGEGEEEEEETAVADEDERRGLPFNTGDELPASVPITAGDWGEEAARSLSKDREDPEDEDSDTGLSSMNSQDSDSVPVCESLV